TAGGCCGACCAGGGGTCTGATGCCATGGAGCACACTCCATGATTGGCCTGACCCACAATATCGTAAAGCCCGGCAGGATTTTTTTCGGTGACCCCTAATGCTTGCGCGGTGGCTTCACCCAGTTCCGGGCTAATCGCAGGAAGGGCTGGTACTGTTGGCCCGATACGAGTGTAGCGGTAGATTTCGGGAAAGTCTTTGCAGACTTTCTGGAGATCAAACCCTCGATAGATGGCTGCAACCACATGGGTTGGATGCACATGCACGACGGCACGCGTCCGATTCATGCCTCTGGTCAAGAGATAATGCATGTGCAGCTCACCGGA
Above is a window of Nitrospiraceae bacterium DNA encoding:
- a CDS encoding class II aldolase/adducin family protein; amino-acid sequence: MITAIGDVLRRCYERGWITSRDGNCSLRRARSVYLYVTPSGWRKTIVHPEHMVKIKFVDGKLQVAPGTNPSGELHMHYLLTRGMNRTRAVVHVHPTHVVAAIYRGFDLQKVCKDFPEIYRYTRIGPTVPALPAISPELGEATAQALGVTEKNPAGLYDIVGQANHGVCSMASDPWSAYEHIERLDHICEIVLASGVSP